The Nitriliruptor alkaliphilus DSM 45188 genome includes a region encoding these proteins:
- a CDS encoding HD domain-containing protein, whose translation MNITPPTARAAAATMRALLTGDPTRRRHSAAVAVRAQELSIDFAAEDRRALVAAAWLHDVGHAPSVQRTGLHALDGGHHLTGKFPRRIVALVAHHSGARFEADLRGLASRLAAFEEERSLVADLLTYCDMTVGPNGERTDLASRVADVEARYGADHLVVRALHLALPELQRAVDTVERELSGRRLGHRSTAGPPAR comes from the coding sequence ATGAACATCACCCCTCCAACCGCGCGGGCGGCCGCGGCGACCATGCGGGCGTTGCTGACCGGTGACCCGACCCGGCGTCGGCACAGCGCTGCGGTCGCAGTACGCGCCCAGGAGTTGTCGATCGATTTTGCAGCCGAGGACCGTCGGGCCCTCGTCGCCGCCGCTTGGTTGCACGACGTCGGTCATGCTCCGAGTGTCCAGCGCACCGGCCTCCACGCGCTCGACGGCGGTCACCACCTCACCGGCAAGTTCCCGCGCCGCATCGTTGCTCTCGTCGCTCACCACAGCGGTGCACGGTTCGAAGCCGACCTGCGCGGTTTGGCGTCACGGCTTGCAGCGTTCGAGGAGGAGCGCTCACTGGTCGCAGATCTCCTGACCTACTGCGACATGACGGTCGGCCCCAACGGGGAGCGGACGGACCTCGCTTCCCGAGTCGCCGACGTCGAGGCCCGCTACGGCGCCGATCACCTCGTAGTGCGGGCGCTGCACCTCGCTCTGCCGGAGTTGCAGCGCGCGGTCGACACCGTCGAGCGCGAGCTGTCGGGACGGCGGCTGGGTCACCGCAGCACGGCTGGCCCCCCAGCAAGGTAG
- a CDS encoding Rv3235 family protein: protein MRTLPAPIEFAIRQHLIVPLVEVLAGQRAAPDIEPIAAPDVVLRLSIRPRRHLPIATVRTVLVQQVHAAQAMEVAATVTDHAGRVHPLGVRVEGTEGKVQIAAIATDLWGI from the coding sequence ATGCGAACGCTGCCCGCACCGATCGAGTTCGCGATTCGCCAGCACCTGATTGTGCCACTGGTCGAGGTCCTCGCCGGGCAGAGGGCGGCCCCGGACATCGAGCCCATCGCGGCGCCAGACGTGGTCCTACGCCTCAGCATCCGACCCCGACGACACCTCCCCATCGCCACCGTTCGGACCGTCCTCGTCCAGCAGGTCCACGCGGCGCAAGCCATGGAGGTAGCCGCGACGGTCACGGACCACGCCGGGCGGGTGCACCCCCTGGGAGTTCGAGTCGAGGGCACGGAGGGGAAGGTGCAGATCGCGGCGATCGCCACGGACCTCTGGGGTATCTGA
- a CDS encoding NUDIX domain-containing protein: MSRTDYFRDPGAPEPNSLVPAVSAVVADDEGRILLHRRSDNTKWSIPGGRMEIGESVAEAAVREVREETGIEVAPVSLVGVYSDPRSVVAYDDGEVRQQFSICLACRRVGGSVSADSDESLEVRFVDPEEIAALEVSPAIQLRIDDYLAGGPAVLR; the protein is encoded by the coding sequence GTGAGCCGGACGGACTACTTTCGAGACCCCGGGGCACCGGAGCCGAATTCGCTCGTTCCGGCCGTTTCAGCAGTCGTCGCGGACGACGAGGGACGCATCCTGCTGCACCGTCGCAGTGACAACACGAAGTGGTCGATTCCAGGTGGCCGCATGGAGATTGGGGAGTCCGTGGCCGAGGCTGCGGTCCGCGAGGTGCGCGAGGAAACCGGCATCGAGGTCGCCCCTGTCAGCCTGGTGGGCGTCTACTCCGATCCGCGTTCCGTGGTCGCTTACGACGACGGCGAGGTTCGTCAGCAGTTCTCGATCTGCCTGGCGTGCCGGCGCGTCGGTGGGTCGGTGTCGGCGGACAGCGATGAGTCACTCGAGGTCCGCTTCGTGGACCCGGAGGAGATCGCCGCGCTCGAGGTGAGCCCGGCGATCCAGCTGAGGATCGACGACTACCTTGCTGGGGGGCCAGCCGTGCTGCGGTGA
- a CDS encoding DNA cytosine methyltransferase, which translates to MSNSATFHEPWDLSDDQRARYRAISNASREAKKRALGGKGPAPVHAINTPTLDPLTLMPLRAPNGLRTLSLFSGGGGLDIAFERAGFAHVASYEILQPAADTLVKARPDWMVFGGEDGDVTRVDWSQYKGSVDLVQGGPPCQPFSAAGRQRGEGDARDMFPEFVRAVTTIEPRAFVAENVPALLQRKFNDYVESRVIQPLSRNYDVRILVLQAPAFGVPQVRKRVFFVGMRRDGSIEDFHPPEPTHSLPNDSVVGLPRCMGARQALGLPDIGHDGLAPTIRSTLTGPRHTTSIVSSASAARKWADLELWPNGVAPSREQARAFVAKDQHFRLSVADCAVLQGFPQDWPLQGPTYMQLGQLGNAVPPPLGYAVACSVADALAK; encoded by the coding sequence TTGAGCAACAGTGCAACCTTCCACGAACCGTGGGACCTCTCCGATGATCAGCGAGCTCGATACCGAGCAATCTCCAACGCCTCGCGCGAGGCGAAGAAGCGGGCACTCGGCGGCAAGGGGCCAGCGCCCGTCCACGCGATCAACACCCCCACGCTTGACCCGCTGACCCTGATGCCGCTGCGCGCGCCGAACGGCCTGCGAACCCTGTCACTCTTCAGCGGTGGTGGCGGCCTCGACATCGCCTTCGAGCGAGCGGGGTTCGCTCATGTGGCCTCCTACGAGATCCTCCAACCAGCAGCCGACACCCTTGTGAAGGCTCGGCCCGACTGGATGGTGTTCGGCGGCGAGGACGGCGACGTAACGCGAGTTGACTGGAGTCAGTACAAGGGTTCAGTCGATCTGGTGCAGGGCGGACCGCCCTGCCAGCCCTTCTCGGCGGCTGGCCGCCAACGCGGCGAGGGCGACGCGCGCGACATGTTCCCGGAGTTCGTCCGTGCGGTGACAACGATCGAGCCGCGGGCGTTCGTAGCCGAGAACGTCCCCGCGCTACTGCAGCGGAAGTTCAACGACTACGTCGAGAGCCGAGTCATCCAGCCGCTGAGCAGAAACTACGATGTTCGAATCCTGGTACTCCAGGCACCCGCATTCGGCGTACCTCAGGTACGGAAGCGAGTCTTCTTCGTAGGAATGCGGCGTGATGGCTCGATTGAGGACTTCCATCCGCCGGAACCGACCCACTCCCTGCCCAACGATTCGGTAGTCGGGCTCCCACGGTGCATGGGGGCGCGGCAAGCCCTAGGGCTACCAGACATTGGGCATGATGGCTTAGCTCCCACGATCCGAAGCACACTCACCGGACCGAGGCACACCACGTCGATAGTGAGCAGCGCATCTGCCGCCCGAAAGTGGGCGGACCTGGAGCTATGGCCGAACGGGGTCGCCCCATCCCGCGAGCAGGCACGTGCGTTTGTGGCGAAAGACCAGCATTTTCGCCTTTCGGTCGCCGACTGCGCAGTTCTGCAGGGCTTTCCGCAAGACTGGCCGCTTCAAGGCCCCACCTACATGCAGTTGGGTCAACTCGGCAACGCCGTCCCGCCCCCTCTGGGCTACGCGGTGGCCTGCTCTGTCGCTGACGCGTTGGCGAAGTAG
- a CDS encoding very short patch repair endonuclease, with amino-acid sequence MARKTMTSTRSRDTAPELAVRSAAHRLGLRYRVDVAPLPGSRRRADMIFRRPRVAVYVDGCFWHGCPQHYQAPQRNADYWKAKVEGNRRRDRETDRQLTEAGWTVVRVWEHEDAIDAALRILRVAKTADG; translated from the coding sequence CTGGCGAGGAAAACCATGACGTCGACACGCTCTCGTGATACGGCCCCGGAGCTTGCAGTCCGTTCAGCGGCGCACCGGCTCGGGCTCCGCTACCGGGTGGACGTGGCACCCCTTCCCGGAAGCCGTCGGCGCGCAGACATGATCTTCCGTCGACCTCGCGTCGCGGTCTACGTGGACGGTTGCTTCTGGCACGGCTGTCCTCAGCACTACCAGGCACCCCAGCGGAACGCTGACTACTGGAAGGCCAAGGTCGAGGGGAACCGGCGGCGCGACCGCGAAACCGACAGGCAACTGACGGAGGCGGGCTGGACCGTCGTTCGAGTGTGGGAGCATGAGGACGCGATCGACGCGGCGCTGCGCATCCTCAGGGTGGCGAAGACGGCCGACGGATAG
- a CDS encoding YtxH domain-containing protein translates to MQLDRLPDLLTEQVDRVRDRTAEAVGSDGGSVLRDLSKVDHKLDRIEKHLAAQLDSIAELTRETDDRIDDLARGNGTTWPRRLFWIMIGMGAGAAAAYLVDPDRGEQRREEIVGQAQQRVQAATHEATERARTVADEVAHRAQDVKDQAMASGRSVADEAQHAAEDVATEAQRAVVDVRDEAQDAAEDIRDQVSSDDTPSRSTSGPGI, encoded by the coding sequence GTGCAGCTCGATCGACTTCCCGACCTCCTCACCGAGCAGGTCGACCGCGTCCGCGACCGCACCGCCGAGGCGGTGGGCTCGGACGGCGGTTCGGTCCTGCGTGACCTGTCCAAGGTCGACCACAAGCTCGACCGCATCGAGAAGCACCTCGCCGCGCAGCTCGACTCCATCGCCGAGCTCACCCGGGAGACCGACGACCGCATCGACGACCTGGCGCGCGGCAACGGCACCACCTGGCCCCGCCGCCTGTTCTGGATCATGATCGGGATGGGCGCTGGCGCGGCTGCCGCGTACCTCGTCGACCCGGACCGTGGCGAGCAGCGCCGAGAGGAGATCGTCGGCCAGGCTCAACAGCGGGTGCAGGCCGCGACCCACGAGGCCACCGAGCGGGCTCGTACCGTCGCGGACGAGGTCGCCCACCGCGCCCAGGACGTCAAGGACCAGGCCATGGCCAGCGGCCGGAGCGTGGCCGACGAGGCCCAGCACGCCGCAGAGGACGTCGCGACCGAGGCCCAGCGCGCGGTCGTCGACGTCCGTGACGAGGCGCAGGACGCCGCCGAGGACATCCGGGACCAGGTGAGCTCCGACGACACGCCGTCACGGTCGACGAGCGGCCCCGGCATCTGA